A single Candidatus Liberibacter asiaticus DNA region contains:
- a CDS encoding vWA domain-containing protein: MTAIIISVCFLFITYAIDLAHIMYIRNQMQSALDAAVLSGCASIVSDRTIKDPTTKKDQTSTIFKKQIKKHLKQGSYIRENAGDIAQKAQINITKDKNNPLQYIAESKAQYEIPTENLFLKGLIPSALTNLSLRSTGIIERSSENLAISICMVLDVSRSMEDLYLQKHNDNNNMTSNKYLLPPPPKKSFWSKNTTKSKYAPAPAPANRKIDVLIESAGNLVNSIQKAIQEKKNLSVRIGTIAYNIGIVGNQCTPLSNNLNEVKSRLNKLNPYENTNTYPAMHHAYRELYNEKESSHNTIGSTRLKKFVIFITDGENSGASAYQNTLNTLQICEYMRNAGMKIYSVAVSAPPEGQDLLRKCTDSSGQFFAVNDSRELLESFDKITDKIQEQSVRIAPNR; the protein is encoded by the coding sequence ATGACCGCAATTATAATTTCGGTATGCTTTTTGTTTATCACCTATGCTATCGATTTAGCGCACATTATGTACATACGGAATCAAATGCAATCTGCTTTAGATGCTGCTGTTCTTTCTGGATGTGCATCTATTGTATCAGACCGAACAATAAAAGATCCGACGACAAAAAAGGATCAAACAAGTACTATCTTCAAAAAACAGATCAAAAAGCATCTAAAACAAGGATCTTATATAAGAGAAAACGCAGGAGATATTGCACAGAAAGCGCAGATTAACATTACCAAGGATAAAAACAATCCATTACAATATATAGCGGAATCAAAAGCTCAGTACGAAATACCCACAGAAAACTTGTTTTTAAAGGGTTTAATTCCCTCAGCACTGACTAATTTATCACTTCGCAGCACTGGAATAATCGAAAGATCTTCTGAAAATTTAGCTATATCAATCTGCATGGTACTTGATGTCTCACGCTCTATGGAGGATCTATATCTTCAAAAACATAATGATAATAATAATATGACATCAAATAAATATCTTTTACCCCCCCCTCCCAAGAAGTCTTTTTGGTCTAAAAATACTACCAAGTCCAAGTATGCCCCTGCTCCTGCTCCTGCGAATAGAAAAATCGATGTTCTCATAGAATCCGCTGGTAATCTTGTGAATTCGATTCAGAAGGCTATACAGGAGAAAAAAAATCTGTCAGTACGAATAGGAACAATCGCTTACAATATAGGTATTGTTGGGAATCAATGTACACCACTTTCAAATAATTTAAATGAAGTAAAGAGCAGATTAAACAAATTAAATCCATACGAGAATACTAACACATACCCAGCTATGCACCACGCCTATAGAGAGTTATATAACGAAAAAGAATCTTCCCACAATACTATAGGATCTACTCGCCTAAAGAAATTTGTTATATTCATAACGGATGGAGAAAATTCCGGCGCCAGTGCTTACCAGAATACTCTCAATACACTCCAAATATGTGAATACATGCGTAACGCAGGTATGAAAATCTATTCTGTTGCTGTTTCTGCCCCACCAGAAGGACAGGATTTATTGCGTAAATGCACTGATTCTTCAGGTCAGTTTTTTGCTGTTAATGATAGTCGTGAATTACTAGAGTCTTTCGACAAAATAACAGATAAAATACAGGAACAAAGTGTGAGAATTGCACCTAATAGATAA
- a CDS encoding vWA domain-containing protein, whose amino-acid sequence MHLLSRFRFYFKKGIASEKANFSIIFALSVMSFLLLIGFLIYVLDWHYKKNSMESANNAAILAGASKMVSNLSRLGDRFESISNHAKRALIDDAKRFIKNHIKESLSGYSAVFYNTEIQNIVNSSRISMTHMANNRLDSSNNTIFYNMDVMTSYDYRLQFIEHLLNQRYNQKIVSFIPALLRIEMGERPIFLIELVVDLSGSMHCAMNSDPEDVNSAPICQDKKRTKMAALKNALLLFLDSIDLLSHVKEDVYMGLIGYTTRVEKNIEPSWGTEKVRQYVTRDMDSLILKPTDSTPAMKQAYQILTSDKKRSFFTNFFRQGVKIPSLPFQKFIIFLTDGENNNFKSNVNTIKICDKAKENFIKIVTISINASPNGQRLLKTCVSSPEYHYNVVNADSLIHVFQNISQLMVHRKYSVILKG is encoded by the coding sequence ATGCATTTATTAAGTAGATTCCGTTTTTATTTTAAAAAAGGTATTGCTTCTGAAAAAGCGAATTTTTCTATAATCTTTGCTTTGAGCGTTATGTCTTTCCTGCTGCTTATAGGATTTTTAATATATGTTTTGGATTGGCATTATAAAAAAAATTCTATGGAAAGTGCCAATAATGCTGCTATTTTAGCTGGTGCATCAAAAATGGTATCAAATTTAAGTCGCTTAGGTGATAGATTTGAAAGTATTTCAAATCATGCAAAGAGAGCTTTGATAGATGATGCGAAAAGATTTATTAAAAACCATATTAAAGAATCTTTGTCCGGATATTCTGCTGTATTTTATAATACAGAGATACAGAATATTGTAAATAGTTCTCGTATTTCTATGACTCATATGGCAAATAATCGCCTTGATTCTTCAAATAATACAATCTTTTATAATATGGATGTGATGACATCTTACGATTATCGTCTTCAATTTATAGAACATCTTTTAAATCAAAGATATAATCAAAAAATTGTATCTTTTATTCCCGCTCTTTTGAGAATAGAGATGGGAGAGCGTCCTATTTTCCTTATAGAACTAGTTGTGGATCTTTCTGGTTCAATGCATTGTGCGATGAATTCTGATCCAGAAGATGTAAATTCCGCTCCCATTTGTCAAGATAAAAAGCGTACTAAAATGGCAGCACTCAAAAACGCTCTGCTTCTATTTCTTGATTCTATAGATCTTTTATCTCATGTGAAAGAGGATGTCTATATGGGATTAATAGGATATACAACGCGTGTTGAAAAGAATATAGAACCATCCTGGGGAACAGAGAAAGTCCGACAATATGTCACTCGAGATATGGATTCCCTTATATTGAAACCAACGGATTCGACTCCCGCAATGAAGCAAGCATACCAAATTCTGACTTCTGATAAGAAAAGATCTTTTTTTACTAATTTCTTTCGTCAAGGAGTAAAAATTCCTTCTCTTCCTTTTCAAAAATTTATTATATTTTTAACAGACGGAGAAAATAATAATTTTAAAAGCAATGTCAATACCATAAAAATATGCGATAAGGCTAAGGAAAACTTTATAAAAATCGTGACTATCTCTATCAATGCATCTCCTAATGGTCAGAGACTCTTAAAAACATGTGTGAGTTCTCCTGAATATCATTACAATGTGGTGAATGCTGATTCTCTTATTCATGTATTTCAGAATATTTCTCAATTGATGGTTCACCGTAAATATAGTGTAATCCTCAAAGGATAA
- a CDS encoding polyprenyl synthetase family protein → MNGGLPSKLQENSKRIDTILDDLLLQTASHMQTQHNDRLLSAIRYALLGGKKIRSFLVTECASLFNVNHLTALRVGAAIECIHCYSLIHDDLPSMDNGYIRRGKPTVHIQYDEVTAIIAGNGLLTYAFEIISSPKTQLKDNIRSQLMLSLTHNIGLQGMLGGQMLDIQDEFIDETQVFMIQKMKTGALMCFACESGAIMAHASQNEKERLRCFGENLGIIFQLADDLLDCEEDLQKIEKKSIQSAVTKKNSFVKIKGKKWIKKEIDRRKQQVIEIISPYGEKAQSLIELAHYISCNNK, encoded by the coding sequence ATGAATGGTGGCTTGCCATCTAAGTTACAAGAAAATTCCAAAAGGATAGACACTATTTTAGATGATTTGTTGTTGCAGACAGCCTCTCATATGCAAACACAACATAATGATCGCTTACTCTCTGCCATCCGTTACGCTCTCTTGGGAGGGAAAAAAATACGTTCTTTTCTCGTCACTGAATGTGCTTCATTATTTAACGTAAATCATTTAACAGCATTGCGTGTTGGTGCTGCTATTGAGTGTATCCATTGTTATTCTTTGATTCATGATGATCTTCCTTCAATGGATAATGGATATATTCGCCGTGGTAAGCCAACAGTACATATTCAATACGATGAAGTCACCGCTATTATTGCTGGCAATGGTTTGTTAACCTATGCTTTTGAAATCATTTCCTCTCCAAAAACTCAATTAAAAGATAATATACGGTCTCAGTTAATGCTTTCCCTAACACATAATATAGGGTTACAAGGCATGCTTGGCGGACAAATGCTAGATATTCAAGACGAATTTATCGATGAAACACAGGTGTTCATGATACAAAAAATGAAAACTGGAGCACTCATGTGCTTTGCTTGTGAATCAGGAGCTATTATGGCGCACGCTAGTCAAAACGAAAAAGAGCGATTGCGTTGTTTTGGAGAAAACTTAGGAATTATTTTCCAATTAGCTGACGACTTACTTGATTGTGAAGAAGATCTCCAAAAAATAGAAAAAAAATCAATACAAAGTGCCGTTACCAAAAAAAATAGTTTTGTCAAAATTAAAGGGAAAAAGTGGATAAAAAAAGAAATAGACCGCAGAAAGCAACAAGTAATTGAAATAATAAGCCCATATGGGGAAAAAGCACAATCTTTGATAGAACTTGCTCATTATATCTCTTGTAACAATAAATAA
- a CDS encoding transporter substrate-binding domain-containing protein, with product MRRLLRDLRKIFFSKYLFFAPFFILFSYYFVIYPFRTEDQSALRVGTDGIYPPHSFHAQDGRGELTGFDIDLIKEVAHRLNLKVEFFETAVSGLITGLDTNRYDVLVNVAITPERQKKYDFSIPYIAHRVLLVVRSDQQDIRSFKDLTDKTVAQILGTDLSRFAKELKSHLVFSHNFEQSLQLLLSKRTDATMIPDIPFFNFLERRPHDGNLFKIADRMKDNSAVAFMMRKGNNKLTRSINEILCAIHLDGTYKKIFDRYFDKNIISSVPGCSS from the coding sequence ATGCGTCGTCTCCTTAGAGATTTAAGGAAAATATTTTTTTCAAAATATCTATTTTTCGCTCCATTCTTTATTCTTTTTTCCTACTATTTTGTAATTTATCCTTTTCGCACGGAAGATCAATCCGCTCTTCGTGTTGGTACAGATGGCATTTATCCTCCCCATAGTTTTCATGCTCAAGACGGCAGGGGTGAATTAACAGGATTTGATATTGATCTTATCAAAGAAGTAGCTCATCGCCTTAATCTAAAAGTAGAATTTTTTGAAACAGCAGTGAGTGGCCTTATCACTGGACTGGATACCAATCGTTATGACGTTTTAGTCAATGTCGCTATTACACCAGAGCGACAAAAAAAATATGATTTTTCCATTCCTTATATCGCACATCGTGTGTTATTGGTCGTTCGTAGTGATCAACAGGACATTCGTAGTTTTAAGGATCTTACCGACAAAACAGTGGCTCAAATACTTGGCACAGATCTTTCGCGATTTGCCAAGGAATTGAAATCCCACCTAGTATTTAGTCATAATTTTGAACAATCTTTACAATTATTATTAAGTAAGCGCACCGATGCAACTATGATACCCGATATTCCTTTTTTCAATTTTTTAGAACGTCGTCCTCATGACGGCAATCTCTTTAAGATTGCCGATCGTATGAAAGATAACAGTGCTGTCGCTTTTATGATGCGAAAAGGAAATAATAAACTCACACGATCTATTAACGAAATCTTGTGCGCAATACACTTAGACGGTACTTACAAAAAAATATTCGATAGATATTTTGACAAAAACATTATATCAAGTGTACCTGGTTGTTCTTCATAA
- a CDS encoding amino acid ABC transporter permease produces MKYEWFNLIIDSFPQLLYAAIVVTLPIACISFVISLIIGFFIAVIRIFFSDTIISLIMHFYVWIFRGTPLLVQLFVIFYGLPHIGIVFDSFVAIIISLTLNFSAYISEIIRSSIISIPKGQWDASYAIGLTRKQTIRHIILPQTITTSAVPLSSEFISILKSTSVASTITIPEIFQTAQRIVSTTYQPLIIYCELAFVYLILTSFCYIIQIKIESSVTQHTYSVDK; encoded by the coding sequence ATGAAATATGAATGGTTCAATTTAATTATCGATTCTTTCCCACAACTGCTCTACGCTGCTATTGTGGTTACATTGCCGATTGCATGCATCTCTTTCGTCATAAGTCTTATCATAGGTTTTTTTATTGCAGTTATCCGAATTTTTTTTTCAGATACCATAATAAGTTTAATCATGCACTTTTATGTATGGATTTTCCGCGGTACTCCCCTTCTAGTCCAATTATTCGTAATTTTTTATGGACTACCTCACATAGGTATCGTCTTTGATTCCTTCGTTGCGATCATTATCAGTCTTACACTGAATTTTTCTGCTTATATATCAGAAATAATACGTTCTTCTATAATATCTATTCCCAAAGGACAGTGGGATGCTTCGTATGCCATTGGATTAACAAGGAAGCAAACCATACGTCATATTATATTGCCGCAGACTATTACTACATCTGCTGTGCCTTTATCAAGTGAGTTCATATCGATTCTAAAAAGCACTTCAGTGGCTTCCACTATCACTATTCCAGAAATTTTTCAAACAGCACAGCGAATCGTATCAACCACTTACCAACCTCTTATCATCTACTGTGAGCTAGCATTCGTTTATTTAATTTTGACTTCATTCTGTTACATCATCCAAATAAAGATAGAATCTAGCGTTACACAACATACATACTCTGTCGATAAGTAA
- a CDS encoding glycosyltransferase family 25 protein codes for MPIPVYVISLPFSHARREKFCHRAARIHLQFSFFDAIYGENNPICNRIFSHQKRQCQFKRLLSLPEIGCYISHIHLWKRIAYSPAIGAIILEDDADFSDEFSQLLPHLSKCDINNILIKFDALRKKPKKDSYLCTLPGNFDIHQPRILSPRTTGYFIGKEAAIHLLNVRKNIYRPIDMDMKHWWEHNIPSLVTEPGAVYEAIDTNDSTIEESRLVRKPTFSPLYFYRNTCYQWNLHYNAWRKDLPPVSTTKFLPSSSSSLIKS; via the coding sequence ATGCCAATTCCTGTATATGTAATCAGTCTTCCTTTCTCTCATGCAAGACGCGAAAAATTCTGTCATCGTGCTGCCCGTATTCACCTTCAGTTTTCTTTTTTTGATGCTATATATGGAGAAAATAATCCTATTTGTAATAGGATATTCTCTCATCAAAAGCGTCAATGCCAATTTAAACGTTTGTTATCTCTTCCTGAAATTGGTTGTTATATAAGCCATATTCATCTTTGGAAAAGAATTGCATATTCTCCTGCTATAGGGGCAATTATTTTAGAAGATGACGCGGACTTTTCAGATGAATTTAGCCAATTACTCCCGCATTTAAGCAAATGTGATATAAATAATATTCTCATCAAGTTTGACGCATTACGTAAAAAACCTAAAAAAGACAGTTATTTATGTACGCTTCCAGGAAACTTCGATATACATCAACCTAGAATATTATCTCCTCGGACTACTGGTTATTTCATCGGAAAAGAAGCGGCTATTCATCTTTTAAATGTTCGTAAAAACATTTATCGCCCTATTGATATGGATATGAAACATTGGTGGGAACATAATATTCCTTCACTTGTAACAGAACCTGGCGCCGTATATGAAGCTATCGATACAAATGATAGTACTATTGAAGAGAGTCGCTTAGTAAGAAAGCCTACTTTTTCTCCCTTATATTTTTATCGCAACACATGCTATCAGTGGAATTTACACTATAACGCCTGGAGAAAAGATCTGCCTCCTGTCTCCACCACAAAATTTTTACCTTCTTCTTCGTCTTCCCTGATTAAATCATGA
- a CDS encoding CCA tRNA nucleotidyltransferase translates to MVSIVQHKWFHDSDLINILSLLNKGEDKSCIVGGAVRDSLMNLSVQDIDIATTILPDRVMRIFSKTRYKVIPTSISYGTIKIICRKKYFDITTLRSDLITDGRYAKVVFTRDWKADSLRRDFTINALYADQQGKVIDYVGGLNDLRNRTIKFIGDAHHRILEDYLRILRFFRFFAHYGEKNIDSDGLVASIKAKKGLKILSSERIWSEINKLLEAKNPLNAIVHMYNGGIFKEIFLDVQEISLDQLSQVIEAEQVFEWKIDSLLRFIVLISWQDKKSILSMAKKFSLPREIRYFLISFFNCNFNQKTLSIPEIKKLFYLYGDKVMIAKLKIFLALHYNNLTHQDTCFILQVLSDIIHWKKPLFPLTGDDVVKYGIPPGKKVGNILVHCKQEWINSSFQLSQEDLHHLLRKLIASSQ, encoded by the coding sequence ATGGTATCGATTGTTCAGCACAAATGGTTTCATGATTCTGATTTAATAAATATTCTCTCGTTACTTAATAAAGGCGAAGATAAGTCTTGTATTGTAGGAGGAGCAGTGAGAGATAGTTTAATGAACCTGAGTGTACAAGATATTGATATTGCTACGACTATTCTCCCCGATCGTGTGATGAGAATTTTTTCCAAGACACGATATAAAGTTATCCCAACAAGTATTAGCTATGGAACAATTAAAATAATATGCCGTAAAAAATATTTTGATATTACAACTTTGAGAAGTGATCTGATTACTGATGGACGCTATGCCAAAGTTGTCTTTACCCGTGATTGGAAGGCTGATTCTTTAAGAAGAGATTTCACGATCAATGCTTTATATGCAGATCAACAGGGTAAGGTGATTGATTATGTTGGGGGATTGAATGATCTCAGGAATCGTACAATAAAATTTATTGGTGATGCGCATCATAGAATTTTAGAAGATTATTTGCGAATTCTTCGTTTTTTTCGCTTTTTTGCACATTATGGTGAGAAGAATATTGATTCTGATGGATTAGTAGCGAGCATAAAAGCTAAAAAAGGTCTAAAAATTCTGTCTTCTGAACGTATATGGTCAGAAATAAATAAGCTATTAGAAGCAAAAAATCCCCTCAATGCCATTGTACATATGTACAATGGGGGGATATTTAAAGAAATATTTCTCGACGTGCAAGAAATATCCCTTGACCAATTATCACAAGTTATTGAGGCAGAGCAAGTATTCGAATGGAAGATTGATTCTTTACTACGTTTTATTGTTCTGATTTCTTGGCAAGACAAGAAATCGATTTTATCTATGGCTAAAAAATTTAGCTTACCTCGTGAAATAAGATATTTTTTGATTTCGTTTTTTAACTGTAATTTTAATCAGAAAACACTTTCAATACCAGAAATTAAAAAATTATTTTATCTTTATGGTGATAAGGTAATGATAGCAAAATTAAAAATATTTTTAGCTCTCCATTATAACAATCTTACTCATCAGGACACTTGTTTTATTTTGCAAGTACTGTCAGATATTATACATTGGAAAAAACCCTTGTTTCCATTAACAGGAGATGATGTTGTGAAATATGGCATTCCTCCAGGAAAAAAAGTAGGGAATATTCTGGTTCATTGTAAACAAGAATGGATTAATTCTTCTTTTCAATTATCTCAAGAAGATTTGCATCACCTTTTGCGAAAATTAATTGCATCTTCTCAATAA
- the yajC gene encoding preprotein translocase subunit YajC, which produces MIFTTVYAQSDAPAITSATSPLEMAGLFFVLAVVWYFLLIRPQRQQLQRRAEMLRNLRRGDSIVTAAGIVGKVVRVIDDLELEVEIAENVRVRVVRSFVSEVQSKSEPV; this is translated from the coding sequence ATGATATTTACAACAGTTTATGCACAATCAGATGCTCCTGCAATTACTTCTGCGACCTCTCCTTTAGAAATGGCTGGTTTGTTTTTTGTTTTGGCAGTGGTATGGTATTTTCTGCTTATTCGGCCACAACGTCAACAGTTACAAAGACGTGCAGAGATGTTGCGTAATTTGCGCAGGGGAGACTCTATAGTCACAGCAGCAGGAATTGTTGGGAAAGTCGTGAGAGTTATTGATGATTTAGAACTTGAAGTAGAAATAGCCGAAAATGTGCGAGTTCGTGTTGTTCGGTCATTTGTATCTGAGGTTCAATCAAAGTCTGAACCTGTATAG
- the gltX gene encoding glutamate--tRNA ligase, which produces MSSSKVRVRIAPSPTGEPHIGTAYTALFNYLIAKRTGGKFILRIEDTDSKRSTLESENAVMQSLKWCGLNWDEGPDIGGAYGPYRQSERKNIYQPYVQNLLEKKLAFRCFCSTERLEEMRRAQRKRNIPSRYDGHCLKLSSQEIERLSQEQKKHVVRLTVPNQGSCVFQDKVYGEMEIPWNAVDMQVLLKSDGMPTYHLANVIDDHLMKITHVARGEEWISSVPKHILLYQYFNFPIPEFIHLPLIKNPDKSKLSKRRNPTSISYYSAMGYLPEALINFLALLFVHKSEDDDELMDMQQLIHHFDLHHLSKAGAVFDKQKLDWLNGRWIREKLSTTEFLSRVSQWMKEKDRLTQALTLAQSRITTLSALPQMTDFLFKSDLHLTAESFKSTALCPEEIIDILKTTQEEFEVIQIWKRENIETALRNVAQHREKSLKIIVKPLFLAITGSKYSLPLFDSIEILGRSVVYFRLRHAIALVSSLVQNHKKKELK; this is translated from the coding sequence ATTTCTTCTTCTAAAGTGCGTGTACGCATTGCTCCTTCTCCTACTGGGGAACCCCATATTGGAACGGCTTATACGGCTCTCTTTAATTATCTCATAGCTAAAAGAACGGGGGGAAAATTTATCCTTCGTATTGAAGATACTGATAGTAAACGTTCTACATTAGAATCCGAAAATGCGGTTATGCAGTCTTTAAAATGGTGTGGTCTCAATTGGGATGAAGGACCTGATATAGGAGGAGCATATGGGCCATATCGTCAGTCAGAACGCAAAAATATTTATCAGCCTTATGTACAAAATCTTCTGGAAAAAAAGCTCGCATTCCGTTGTTTCTGCTCAACGGAAAGACTAGAAGAGATGCGGCGGGCGCAACGCAAAAGAAATATTCCTTCGCGATATGATGGTCACTGTCTCAAGCTTTCAAGTCAAGAAATAGAACGTTTATCGCAAGAACAAAAGAAACATGTCGTACGTCTTACAGTTCCTAACCAAGGATCGTGTGTATTCCAAGATAAAGTATATGGAGAAATGGAAATTCCTTGGAATGCTGTTGATATGCAAGTGTTATTAAAATCAGATGGAATGCCAACATATCACCTAGCAAATGTTATTGATGATCATCTCATGAAAATAACGCATGTCGCACGAGGAGAAGAATGGATTTCTTCAGTCCCCAAACATATACTGCTCTATCAATATTTCAACTTCCCTATTCCCGAGTTTATCCATTTACCACTCATAAAAAATCCCGATAAATCTAAATTGTCCAAACGGAGAAATCCTACATCTATTTCCTATTATTCAGCAATGGGATATTTACCAGAAGCTCTCATTAATTTCCTTGCGCTGTTATTTGTACACAAAAGCGAAGATGATGATGAACTCATGGATATGCAACAACTCATTCATCATTTCGATCTTCATCACCTATCAAAAGCAGGCGCTGTTTTTGACAAACAAAAGTTAGATTGGTTAAACGGTCGCTGGATTCGAGAAAAACTTTCCACAACAGAATTCTTATCTCGCGTGTCCCAATGGATGAAAGAAAAGGATCGACTCACTCAAGCATTAACACTTGCGCAATCTCGCATTACGACCCTTTCTGCTCTTCCTCAAATGACAGACTTTTTGTTTAAATCTGATCTTCATTTAACAGCTGAATCTTTTAAAAGTACTGCTCTTTGTCCCGAAGAAATTATCGATATTTTAAAAACGACACAAGAAGAATTCGAAGTTATCCAAATTTGGAAAAGAGAGAATATTGAAACAGCATTGCGCAATGTTGCCCAACATAGAGAAAAATCTCTTAAAATTATCGTCAAACCTCTTTTCCTAGCTATAACCGGTTCTAAATACTCTTTACCGCTTTTTGATAGTATAGAAATTTTAGGACGTTCTGTTGTTTATTTTCGTCTAAGACATGCAATTGCATTAGTTTCTTCTCTCGTTCAAAATCATAAGAAAAAAGAACTGAAATGA
- the lysS gene encoding lysine--tRNA ligase → MNNTLTPESLSSNSIEVRSQKLNMLRKSLAEVYPAHFHRDITNAEVREKYSHLQNDEKSQDMITVAGRVYSSRNSGMFMDIHDASGKIQIFTHKDTADQDSQNLLSMIDIGDIIGITGQVRRTKRGELTVNAQKIIMLSKALNSIPETYYGLSDVEIRYRKRYLDIISNSDSKIRFQQRSLLISQIRHFMEKKGFMEVETPILQPIYGGATADPFKTHHNILKADMYLRIAPELYLKRVLISGLTDQVFELNRNFRNEGVSSRHNPEFTMIEAYWAYTDYRDMMKLVEDLCHNLAKTLHGTTDIPFGEKVISFKAPFACKSMLQLVKEATGLDFMLLKSDQEARVAAQSIGITVENDALWGEVMMTIFEEKIEKNIVNPTHITDFPKDISPFAKEVAGEKRLVERFETYCNGWEICNAFSELNDPVEQRIRMEQQVEQSHQRGEHTILDEDFLDAMTYGMPPASGLGLGIDRLIMLLTNAPSIRDVILFPAQRVKNGSRKTE, encoded by the coding sequence ATGAATAATACTCTTACTCCCGAATCTTTATCTTCTAATTCTATCGAAGTTCGCTCTCAAAAGTTGAATATGTTGCGAAAATCTCTAGCAGAAGTTTATCCTGCCCATTTTCATCGTGATATAACAAATGCTGAAGTGCGTGAAAAATATTCTCATCTTCAAAATGATGAGAAATCACAAGATATGATTACTGTTGCTGGACGCGTCTACTCTTCCCGAAATTCTGGAATGTTTATGGATATTCACGATGCAAGTGGTAAAATTCAGATTTTTACTCATAAAGATACAGCCGATCAAGATTCGCAAAATTTATTATCTATGATTGATATCGGTGACATTATAGGAATAACAGGACAAGTACGTCGCACTAAACGTGGCGAACTCACAGTGAACGCACAAAAAATAATAATGCTCAGCAAAGCATTAAATTCTATCCCAGAAACATATTATGGATTATCTGATGTCGAAATCCGCTATCGTAAAAGATATCTTGATATTATAAGCAACTCCGATTCTAAAATACGTTTCCAACAAAGAAGCCTTCTTATTTCCCAAATACGCCATTTTATGGAAAAAAAAGGATTCATGGAAGTAGAGACTCCTATATTACAACCTATTTACGGAGGAGCTACCGCTGATCCATTCAAAACGCATCATAATATTCTAAAAGCCGATATGTATCTACGTATTGCACCCGAACTTTACCTTAAACGCGTTTTAATATCAGGACTGACTGACCAAGTATTTGAATTAAATCGTAATTTTCGTAACGAAGGAGTGTCCTCACGGCATAATCCAGAATTTACAATGATCGAAGCCTATTGGGCTTATACTGATTATCGAGATATGATGAAACTAGTCGAAGATCTTTGTCATAATCTTGCTAAAACTCTTCATGGTACAACAGATATTCCATTTGGAGAAAAAGTCATTTCTTTCAAAGCACCGTTTGCATGTAAATCTATGCTTCAGTTGGTCAAGGAAGCAACAGGACTTGATTTTATGCTTTTAAAAAGCGATCAAGAAGCACGTGTTGCAGCACAAAGTATTGGGATTACAGTAGAAAACGATGCTCTATGGGGTGAAGTCATGATGACAATTTTCGAAGAAAAAATCGAAAAAAATATTGTGAATCCAACGCATATTACAGATTTTCCCAAAGATATTTCACCTTTTGCAAAAGAAGTGGCGGGCGAAAAGCGTCTGGTAGAGCGTTTTGAAACCTATTGTAATGGATGGGAAATATGTAATGCATTTTCTGAACTCAATGATCCCGTAGAGCAACGCATACGCATGGAACAACAAGTTGAACAATCCCATCAACGTGGAGAACACACTATTCTTGATGAAGATTTTTTAGATGCAATGACCTACGGTATGCCTCCAGCAAGTGGATTAGGTCTTGGTATAGATCGCCTAATCATGCTATTGACCAATGCCCCTTCTATTCGAGATGTTATCCTCTTTCCAGCGCAGCGTGTGAAAAATGGTAGTCGGAAAACAGAATAA